One genomic window of Indioceanicola profundi includes the following:
- a CDS encoding GNAT family N-acetyltransferase, which yields MQPLPGAAPVVLRMRKHLAGVHLPRPDWPPGTRPAPFNPLAHPPAAHRLLAQAYEVGGGSVAGFAGWWKSVRTDNEYDPTLCFVAVAQDSGRMLGFAQCWTSDWIKDFVISPDFRRRGLGRALLLHVFHAFQRRGAREVALGVHADNPSGAVRLYRSLGMEVAEVRLPPA from the coding sequence ATGCAACCCCTTCCAGGCGCAGCCCCGGTCGTGCTGCGCATGCGCAAACATCTGGCCGGCGTGCACCTGCCCCGTCCGGACTGGCCGCCCGGAACCCGACCGGCGCCCTTCAACCCGCTGGCCCACCCGCCGGCCGCCCACCGGCTGCTGGCCCAGGCCTACGAGGTGGGCGGCGGATCGGTGGCGGGTTTCGCGGGCTGGTGGAAAAGCGTGCGCACCGACAATGAATACGACCCGACCCTGTGCTTCGTCGCGGTGGCGCAGGACAGCGGGCGGATGCTGGGTTTCGCCCAGTGCTGGACCAGCGACTGGATCAAGGATTTCGTCATCTCCCCCGATTTCCGCCGCCGCGGGCTGGGCCGCGCCCTGCTGCTGCATGTGTTCCACGCCTTCCAGCGCCGCGGCGCGCGGGAGGTGGCGCTGGGCGTCCATGCCGACAACCCCTCGGGCGCCGTCCGCCTCTATCGCTCCCTCGGCATGGAGGTGGCGGAGGTTCGCCTGCCGCCGGCCTGA